One Papaver somniferum cultivar HN1 unplaced genomic scaffold, ASM357369v1 unplaced-scaffold_116, whole genome shotgun sequence genomic window carries:
- the LOC113329381 gene encoding phenylalanine--tRNA ligase beta subunit, cytoplasmic-like isoform X2, translated as MPKISVVRDDLFKALGRTYTQDEFDELCMEYGLELDDVTTEKAIIRKEKHLDGVEDESTEDEEVIYKVEIPANRYDLLCIEGLVRSLRIFLGLDEIPTYTLSNIPKESMLKMHVKKETSMIRPFIVCAVLRGITFDEARYKSFIDLQDKLHQNICRRRTLVAIGTHDLDTLQGPFTYEALAPEEINFVPLKQDKSFRADELMKFYNSDMKLKKFLHIIENSPVYPVIYDSNRTVLSLPPIINGARSAITLRTKNVFIECTATDLTKANIVLNTMVSMFSVYCERKFEVEPVEVICSNGESCVFPDLSSFDMEVPLTKITGRIGVPLDASQVTSLLTKMQLHAEEISSDKKSIIRVSVPPTRSDVLEACDVAEDVAVAYGFNNIPRTQPVLSTQGRQQPLSQLSYLIRLEIVAAGFTEVLTWILCSNEENFSMLNRKDDKTSVTVANPRSSDFEATRTSLMSGLLKTVRENNHHPKPIKIFEMGDVVLLDDTKDVGAKNSRKVAALYCSETSGYEEISGLVQRIMQIVDVPWIEDPLSGDSNGYFISASKTEGSAFLPGREARIVLNGKPVGTLGIVHPKVLGNFSINFPCSYMEMDIECFL; from the exons ATGCCTAAAATTTCAGTTGTTAGAGATGATCTTTTCAAAGCTCTTGGAAGAACCTACA CTCAAGATGAATTCGATGAATTATGTATGGAATATGGACTCGAGCTTGACGATGTT ACAACTGAGAAAGCAATTATTAGAAAAGAGAAACACTTAGATGGAGTAGAAGATGAATCCACAGAAGATGAAGAGGTTATTTACAAAGTTGAAATCCCAGCAAACAG ATATGATTTGCTTTGTATTGAAGGGCTTGTGCGGTCTCTTCGCATATTTTTAGGTCTTGATGAAATCCCTACATATACATTATCTAATATTCCTAAAGAATCCATGCTTAAAATGCATGTGAAAAAAGAG ACTTCCATGATCCGACCTTTCATTGTTTGTGCTGTATTAAGAGGCATCACTTTTGACGAAGCTAGATATAAAAGTTTCATTGACCTCCAAGATAAGCTTCATCAGAACATATGCAg GAGGAGAACTCTAGTTGCCATTGGCACTCATGATTTGGACACATTACAAGGGCCTTTCACATATGAG GCTCTCGCACCTGAAGAGATAAATTTCGTGCCACTAAAACAG GACAAAAGCTTCAGGGCGGATGAGCTAATGAAGTTTTATAAC TCTGATATGAAGCTGAAGAAGTTTCTACATATAATTGAGAATTCACCGGTTTACCCCGTGATATATGATTCCAACAG AACGGTGCTGTCTTTGCCTCCAATTATTAATGGTGCACGGTCAGCTATAACGCTAAGAACTAAGAATGTATTCATTGAATGCACAGCAACTGACTTGACCAAGGCAAATATTGTATTGAATACAATG GTCAGCATGTTCTCAGTGTACTGCGAAAGAAAATTTGAGGTTGAGCCCGTTGAAGTGATATGCTCCAACGGTGAGTCCTGTGTTTTCCCTGACCTGTCATCCTTTGATATGGAAGTTCCTCTGACGAAAATCACCGGTAGAATTGGTGTTCCGCTGGATGCAAGTCAG GTTACTAGTTTGTTAACTAAGATGCAATTGCATGCGGAGGAAATATCAAGTGACAAGAAATCCATCATCAGAGTGTCTGTACCTCCAACCAGAAGTGATGTTCTTGAAGCTTGTGATGTGGCAGAG GATGTCGCCGTTGCCTATGGTTTCAATAATATCCCAAGAACACAGCCTGTGCTCTCAACACAAGGAAGGCAGCAACCCCTCAGTCAGCTTAGCTACCTTATCAGATTGGAG ATAGTGGCAGCTGGGTTTACTGAGGTGCTGACGTGGATATTATGTTCAAATGAAGAAAATTTCTCCATGTTGAACAGAAAGGATGACAAAACATCTGTAACCGTTGCAAACCCCCGTTcatcggattttgag GCTACTCGAACAAGTCTTATGTCGGGGTTGCTGAAAACTGTTCGAGagaacaaccaccatccaaagcCCATAAAG ATATTCGAAATGGGCGATGTTGTGCTTCTAGATGATACCAAAGATGTTGGTGCCAAAAATAGTCGAAAAGTTGCAGCTCTGTATTGCAGTGAAACTTCTGGCTACGAG GAAATTAGTGGCCTCGTGCAAAGAATCATGCAAATTGTTGATGTACCTTGGATTGAGGACCCCCTGTCTGGAGATAGTAATGGTTATTTCATATCTGCATCAAAA ACTGAGGGTTCTGCATTCCTTCCGGGAAGAGAAGCCAGGATCGTTCTAAACGGAAAGCCAGTCGGCACTCTCGGTATCGTGCATCCAAAG GTCCTGGGCAATTTCAGCATCAACTTCCCATGCTCCTACATGGAAATGGACATCGAGTGTTTCTTATAG
- the LOC113329381 gene encoding phenylalanine--tRNA ligase beta subunit, cytoplasmic-like isoform X1 produces the protein MPKISVVRDDLFKALGRTYTQDEFDELCMEYGLELDDVTTEKAIIRKEKHLDGVEDESTEDEEVIYKVEIPANRYDLLCIEGLVRSLRIFLGLDEIPTYTLSNIPKESMLKMHVKKETSMIRPFIVCAVLRGITFDEARYKSFIDLQDKLHQNICRRRTLVAIGTHDLDTLQGPFTYEALAPEEINFVPLKQDKSFRADELMKFYNSDMKLKKFLHIIENSPVYPVIYDSNRTVLSLPPIINGARSAITLRTKNVFIECTATDLTKANIVLNTMVSMFSVYCERKFEVEPVEVICSNGESCVFPDLSSFDMEVPLTKITGRIGVPLDASQVTSLLTKMQLHAEEISSDKKSIIRVSVPPTRSDVLEACDVAEDVAVAYGFNNIPRTQPVLSTQGRQQPLSQLSYLIRLEIVAAGFTEVLTWILCSNEENFSMLNRKDDKTSVTVANPRSSDFEATRTSLMSGLLKTVRENNHHPKPIKIFEMGDVVLLDDTKDVGAKNSRKVAALYCSETSGYEEISGLVQRIMQIVDVPWIEDPLSGDSNGYFISASKVRTEGSAFLPGREARIVLNGKPVGTLGIVHPKVLGNFSINFPCSYMEMDIECFL, from the exons ATGCCTAAAATTTCAGTTGTTAGAGATGATCTTTTCAAAGCTCTTGGAAGAACCTACA CTCAAGATGAATTCGATGAATTATGTATGGAATATGGACTCGAGCTTGACGATGTT ACAACTGAGAAAGCAATTATTAGAAAAGAGAAACACTTAGATGGAGTAGAAGATGAATCCACAGAAGATGAAGAGGTTATTTACAAAGTTGAAATCCCAGCAAACAG ATATGATTTGCTTTGTATTGAAGGGCTTGTGCGGTCTCTTCGCATATTTTTAGGTCTTGATGAAATCCCTACATATACATTATCTAATATTCCTAAAGAATCCATGCTTAAAATGCATGTGAAAAAAGAG ACTTCCATGATCCGACCTTTCATTGTTTGTGCTGTATTAAGAGGCATCACTTTTGACGAAGCTAGATATAAAAGTTTCATTGACCTCCAAGATAAGCTTCATCAGAACATATGCAg GAGGAGAACTCTAGTTGCCATTGGCACTCATGATTTGGACACATTACAAGGGCCTTTCACATATGAG GCTCTCGCACCTGAAGAGATAAATTTCGTGCCACTAAAACAG GACAAAAGCTTCAGGGCGGATGAGCTAATGAAGTTTTATAAC TCTGATATGAAGCTGAAGAAGTTTCTACATATAATTGAGAATTCACCGGTTTACCCCGTGATATATGATTCCAACAG AACGGTGCTGTCTTTGCCTCCAATTATTAATGGTGCACGGTCAGCTATAACGCTAAGAACTAAGAATGTATTCATTGAATGCACAGCAACTGACTTGACCAAGGCAAATATTGTATTGAATACAATG GTCAGCATGTTCTCAGTGTACTGCGAAAGAAAATTTGAGGTTGAGCCCGTTGAAGTGATATGCTCCAACGGTGAGTCCTGTGTTTTCCCTGACCTGTCATCCTTTGATATGGAAGTTCCTCTGACGAAAATCACCGGTAGAATTGGTGTTCCGCTGGATGCAAGTCAG GTTACTAGTTTGTTAACTAAGATGCAATTGCATGCGGAGGAAATATCAAGTGACAAGAAATCCATCATCAGAGTGTCTGTACCTCCAACCAGAAGTGATGTTCTTGAAGCTTGTGATGTGGCAGAG GATGTCGCCGTTGCCTATGGTTTCAATAATATCCCAAGAACACAGCCTGTGCTCTCAACACAAGGAAGGCAGCAACCCCTCAGTCAGCTTAGCTACCTTATCAGATTGGAG ATAGTGGCAGCTGGGTTTACTGAGGTGCTGACGTGGATATTATGTTCAAATGAAGAAAATTTCTCCATGTTGAACAGAAAGGATGACAAAACATCTGTAACCGTTGCAAACCCCCGTTcatcggattttgag GCTACTCGAACAAGTCTTATGTCGGGGTTGCTGAAAACTGTTCGAGagaacaaccaccatccaaagcCCATAAAG ATATTCGAAATGGGCGATGTTGTGCTTCTAGATGATACCAAAGATGTTGGTGCCAAAAATAGTCGAAAAGTTGCAGCTCTGTATTGCAGTGAAACTTCTGGCTACGAG GAAATTAGTGGCCTCGTGCAAAGAATCATGCAAATTGTTGATGTACCTTGGATTGAGGACCCCCTGTCTGGAGATAGTAATGGTTATTTCATATCTGCATCAAAAGTAAGG ACTGAGGGTTCTGCATTCCTTCCGGGAAGAGAAGCCAGGATCGTTCTAAACGGAAAGCCAGTCGGCACTCTCGGTATCGTGCATCCAAAG GTCCTGGGCAATTTCAGCATCAACTTCCCATGCTCCTACATGGAAATGGACATCGAGTGTTTCTTATAG